The Peptococcaceae bacterium 1198_IL3148 nucleotide sequence AGGAGCTAGCGGACAAACTAACAGCATGGTTAGACAACATGCTGAAAGAAACTGGTACTGAGAGCTTTATTGTGGGACTAAGTGGCGGTATTGATTCCGCAGTTGTGGCAGCGTTGTGCTCAAGGGCAAAGCCCAATGATACTTATGGATATATTATGCCGTGTCACAGTAATCCGGATGATGCAAAATATGGTCAAATGGTAGCTGATGCCTTTAATATACCAACAAAAGTGGTGGCCTTAGATGACGTTTTTGATACTATGTTGTTAAAATTGACTGATGAACGATATGAAGACAATATAACAAATCTGACATTTGCTAATATTAAGCCACGCTTACGGATGACTACATTGTATTTCTATGCTGCCAAGCACAAAGGACTGGTTGTGGGCACTGGAAACAAAGCAGAGATTACTGTGGGCTTCTACACTAAGTACGGTGATGGTGGTTGCGACATATTGCCATTGGCTAATTTATCTAAAGCTAAAGTATTTGAAATGGCAAAATATTTAGGGGTGCCACAACCGATTATTGATAAGCGACCTTCGGCTGGATTATGGCATGGACATGATGACGAAGACGAAATGGGTATTACCTACAAGGATTTAGATCATTATATTGAAACCGGTGAAGCTAAACCAGAGGTGAAAAAAGTTATTGAAAGATTAAATCGCAAAAGCGAGCATAAAAGACATATGCCCCCAACACCTCCGGACTTTTAAATCATATTATTTTTACTAATTAAATGGGGACAGGCACTCTTTGCCTGAACCCATTTGCTTGTTAAAGCCAGATTAAATATTTTATAAAATAAGGAAGAACCAACTTTCACAAAACTGGGAGGATGTAATAGATGGCTGGACATTCAAAGTGGGCAACCATTAAGCGCAAAAAAGCTAAGGTGGATGCCCAAAGAGGAAAAGTTTTCACTAGATTAAGTAAAGAGATTATTCTTGCTGCTAGATTGGGTGGCGGTGACCCAGCAGGCAACATGAGACTTAAAACAGCCATAGAAAAGGCTAAAGAAGCTAATTTGCCAAAGGATAGCATCCAACGGGCAATAATGAAGGGTACTGGGCAACTTAGTGGCAGTAATATGGAAGAGTTGGTATATGAAGGTTACGGTCCCGGTGGTGTGGCGGTGCTAATGAATATCATGACTGACAACCGCAACCGCACTGCTGGTGAGGTGCGACATATTTTTTCTAAAAACGGTGGCAATCTCGGCGAAAGTGGTTGCGTTTCTTGGATGTTTGACCGCAAAGGTTTATTGGTCATTGAAAAGGAAAGCAACAATATTGATGAAGAAGAACTGATGATGATTGCTTTAGAAGCCGGAGCAGAAGACATCAAGGAAGAGGAAGAGGCTTTTGAAGTTTATACCGCTCCCGAAAGCTTTGCCGATGTAATTAAAGCTATTGAAGACCAAGGTATTACCTTAGAAGAGGCAGAAATTGCCATGATTCCCCAGACCACTGTTAAGCTTGAAGGTGCAGAGGCGGAAAAAATGATTAAGTTGATTGACTTATTGGAAGAACATGATGACATTGACGATGTTTATACAAATTTTGATATGGACGAATAAAAGCAAAAGCCCGAACTTTTAGTTCCGGGCTTTTGCTTTTACTCGTCTGAATTGCCAAAGGAGAATTGTTAATGGAGGGAATTTTAAAATAAATTTTAGCATCTGGCTACCTCTTAGTTAGCAATATATTTTACTAATTTCACTATATGTAATATCTTGATATGTGTTACTTTCCCATGTATTGGAATAATGTGATTTGGCAATAATATTCAACTAATAGGAAAAAAGGAGGATCTTTAGCCGTGGGTAGGCATAAAGTGGTTTTGGCAGTGGTGAGCGCATTTTTTGTGGGCTTTACCATAAGTGTTGCCTATATGGTTACAACTGGCATGTTCAATCCAGTGCACAAACTAATGGCAATGAACGATTCCTGGGCAACGGAGGAAATCACTGCCGGAGAGATGGTGGTGACACCAGAAACGTTAGTACAAAAACAAAGCATATATTTATGTGGTGACGTAGAAACCGATGTCGAATCAGATGTCAAAGGGTTAATGGGCATGAGCCAGATGGAGTTACAACAAGTATTTGATGCCAGCGATGGGTGGCAAGTACAATTTTTATCACCCAAGGAATTGGTATTGGCTAGGCAGGTAAATGAATTGTGCCCAACCCACAAAAGTTATCGACATTTAAGCATTTATCAAGATCACATGGCGGTGTTTCAAGGACCGCTAGGTATAGACAAGCGATTATTAGAAGTGGTACCAGGTAAGGAAATTAAGAATTTGCCACCAACACTACAATTGAAACTACAACAAGCCAGTACCTTTTATAAGCAGGATGAAAAGACCAAGGCTGAATTACAACAGGAATTAGAGTTCGTTTCAGAGAAACAATTAAATGCGGTGTTGGAGAATTTGGATGAACTAGACTAAAGCAATTACCAATGTAGAATAATAACTGTACTGTACAAGGCAATACAAATTCATAATTCATAATTCAAAATTAGAGGTCTTATGTTATAATTTGATGGAACAATTGTTCTAGTTAGTTGACGGAGGAATGTAATCAATGATAATTATGGGTATAGACCCGGGAACGGCCATCACTGGATATGGCGTTGTCAGCTATAATGGTAACAGCTTTAAATTAATTGAATGTGGTGCTGTTTATACCGAAGCCGGTATACCGTTGTATAAGCGTTTATATACAATTTACAGCGATTTAACTGAATTAATTCAAAGGCATCGACCGGATCAATATGCGGTGGAAGAGCTGTTTTTTAATAAAAATGTAAAAACTGCCCTAGCCGTTGGGCATGCCCGTGGGGTAGCGCTTTTGGCTGGGGCAAACGCTGGTTTAGATGTGTTTGAATATACGCCGCTACAGGTAAAACAGGCTGTGGTGGGATATGGCCGGGCCGATAAACAGCAGGTGCAATTTATGATTAAAACCATGCTTAATTTAGCATCAGCGCCTAAACCGGATGATGTTGCAGATGCGATAGCGGTGGCCATATGCCACGGTCATTTTATCCATAGTGCTGGGAGGGTATCGCTGTGATTGCATTTTTAAGAGGAATATTGGCTGCAGAATCTCCGGGACAAATTGTGGTGGATGTGCATGGAGTTGGCTACAAATTAATGGTTCCCCACTCCACATTGGCATCTATGCCCAGTATCGGTCAGGAGGTTTTTGTCTTCACCCATATGGTGGTACGTGAAGATGATATGCAACTTTATGGGTTTCAAAGCGAGGATGAATTGGCAGTATTTTTGTTATTGTTAAATGTATCTGGCATGGGTCCTAAGGGTGCTCTGTCAGTACTTTCTGTTTATCCACCGGACAGTATTCGAGGATTTATTGGCAACGAAGATGTCACTGCGCTGACCCGAGTGCCGGGTGTAGGTAAGAAAACCGCTCAGCGGTTGATTTTGGAACTGAAGGATAAGATTGGCAAAGTGATAACCGGTTCCAAACAAGGTGGTGCGGCGATAGCCAACGATGGCGGAATAATCAGAGATGCGGAATTTGCTTTAGTTGCTTTAGGATATACACAATCTGAAGCCTCTGATGCCGTCGGCAAAGCACTGAACAATGAAAATACAGTAATTAAAGATGCGTCGGAATTAATTAAACAGGCCTTAAAATATTTGATGAAAGAATAATGGTGATGCATATGATAGAAAGAGATGAGCGAATTGTTTCTGCGGCTGAGAGGACTGAAGATCAGGAAGTAGAATACGGAATCAGACCCAAGGTGTTGGCAGAATATATTGGTCAGCAAAAAGTAAAGGAAACCATAGATATATTTATGAAGGCAGCCAAAGGGCGCGGCGAAACATTAGATCATGTGCTACTATTCGGTCCACCGGGCTTGGGCAAGACAACATTGGCAACGATTATTGCCAATGAAATGGGGGTTGCTATTCGCACCACCAGTGGGCCAGCAATTGAACGTCCCGGTGACTTGGCGGCCATCCTTACTAACCTTAATGCCGGTGATGTTCTGTTCATTGACGAAATTCATCGCTTGAGTCGTTCGGTGGAAGAGGTACTTTATCCCGCCATGGAGGACTTTGCTTTAGATATTATTATTGGAAAAGGCCCCAGTGCCCGTTCTATCCGTTTAGATTTGCCGACCTTTACTTTGGTGGGAGCCACCACTAGGGCAGGATTGCTATCGGCGCCGCTGAGAGATCGTTTTGGAGTAATCAGTAGGCTGGAGTATTATCGCACCGAGGAGTTGGCCGAGATATTGCGTCGATCTGCCAGTATTCTGAATATCCAATTAGATCCCAGCGGAGCAGAGGAAATTGCTCGCCGTTCCCGGGGAACCCCGAGAATAGCTAATCGACTATTAAAGCGAGTGCGGGATTATGCTCAGGTAAAGGCCGACGGATTAATCACCGCTGCTGTGGCCGATGCCGCTTTGAAATTTCTTGAAGTGGATGCCTTGGGTTTAGATAAGACTGATTTACGGATACTAAAGACTATTATCACTAATTTTGCCGGTGGTCCTGTTGGGTTAGACACGTTGGCGGCATCCACCAGTGAAGAGGCGGGCACAGTGGAGGACGTGATCGAACCTTATTTGCTCCAATTGGGCATGCTGTCAAGGACACCCCGGGGGCGAGTGGCCACTCCGTTGGCCTATAAACATTTGGGCATCGCAATGTCGCAACAGTCAGAACAAGTGAAAATTTTTGAAGAGTAATTGTTACCACCCTTTGGGTAATATTAAAATATAATAAAAGAAACAGGTGACAAAGTTGGCCAAAATACTACTGCATACTTGTTGTGGGCCATGTTCCATTTACCCACTGGAACATTTACAAAATGAGAATTTAGACATTGTGGCCCATTTTTATAATCCTAACATTCATCCCTTTACAGAGTGGCAGAAAAGAAAAGAGAACTTTGAACAGTTTACCGAAAGAGAAGGCATTAAAACTATTATTGAAGACGATTATGATTTAGAGGGCTTTTTGCAAAACGTAGTGCATCGAGAAGCTAACCGCTGTCGTTATTGCTATAACATGAGGTTGAGTAGGGCAGCACAAATTGCTCGCAAAGGTAAATTTGATGCCTTTACCACCACACTGCTAGTCAGTCCCTTTCAAAAGCATGACATATTGAAGGAAATTGGTGAAGCGGTGGGTGAAAAATACGGTGTGCCCTTTTATTATGTAGATTTTCGCCCCGGTTATAAGGATGCCTATAAAAAGGCTAAAGAAACGGGACACTATACCCAACAATACTGTGGTTGCATTTATAGTGAAAAGGATCGTTATTTTCCGCGCTTTATGAAACAGAAAGGAGCGAAATAAATGGATCCGATACAGTCCATGGGTAAAATGGTGCTGCTGCTGGGTGTTTTGTTAATTGTGGTGGGCGGCTTAATGTTAGTGGCTGGAAAGATTCCTGGCATAGGAAAGTTGCCAGGGGATATTTTTATTCAAAGGGGTAACTTTACCTTTTTCTTTCCGGTAGTAAGCATGATTTTAATTAGTGTAGTACTGACATTGATTATAAATATTTTTTTAAGAAGATGATTTTTACGAAAACCCATTAATTGTTATCATGCAAGCGCTTATTGTAGGGCTTGATTCATCAAGCCCGCTAAAATGTAGCATTTGCGCATAGTAAAACCGTTTGCCTTGGAACCAAACGTTGTTTGTGGGCTCAATAAATTGAGCCCCTACAGTTTAAACGTTTGGTTTTTATTGTTAATTTCAATCCTAATTTGTGAACTATGTTCATGAAGGTAAATTCAACATTCCTAAGTCATAATTGACGCACCGTTATTTGGAACGAATTGAAGGTCTTATTTATTCTAAATTTTGCTAGTGGAGCTTTAGCACTACTTTTATGCAATTATCAGTTTTGGTACATTGGCAAAGGGTACGCGCAAAGATTCTGCCTGCCCACCGGCATAGCCTCCTGTGGTTTCTGCATAGCCAAAAAAACCGCCCATTTCTCCATAAGGGTTGGAGTTGTTGCATTGGCTTTTCAAATGGTTTTCAATCCCCATTGGCCCGTGGCCAATAATATGTGGCAAGATTATTTAAGTTGGCAACGCTGTGGAAAAAGCAAAAAATTTATATTTAAATAGCCAGCAGGGAGGAGGACGTTATCTGTCGAATATTACCTCTGAAAAACATCTGCCATTTTTGGTAATGTGGAGGAAATAATGTGACATATGAGAAAAAATATAGTATATATATTGTTGGTCCTTACTTTAGCAACGGGATATGGTGGCGATTTTATTAAAGCTGCCGAGGCCAGCGTTTCAGTGATACCCACCAATATTCGCATTGGACTGCAACGGGAAATTACCGAAATCAAATTTTCTGTTCAGGGTGCATATACCATATTAAGGGGTAATAATGGTGAGCTGATTACCATGGCTGAGCCGGGAAAAATTTATACTTTGCAAAGAATTGAGCACCACTTAGGTTCACCGCTGATTGGAGTAACCTGTGATGGTGAACAAATAGCAACCTTTACCGGCTCAATTGTGTTGGAGCAGGTCAATCGGGAAGTTAGTATTCTAAGCGGTAACGGAGCATTAGCCAAAAAGGCCAGTGGTTTAGGACTGTCGGCCATAGACAGCAGCGGCGCCACCACCATGTTATCAAAGGATATTGCCAATTATAGTGTTTTAACCAGCGAAGGAGTTAGCAACCTAAAGGTAGACGATAAATTACCGTTGGTAACGTTGCACAATCAAGGGGGCAGCAAGAGATACCGGGGTAATTTTGACTTTAGATTGGATAGCAAAGGGATCACGGTGATCAATTACCTTCCGCTGGAAGAATATTTGTATAGCGTGGTGTCCAGTGAAATGTATGCTGATTGGCCCACTGAAGCTTTGAAAGCTCAAGCGGTTGTGGCTCGTACATATGCGCTATATTCCAATGGCCAATATTTGGCCCAGGGGTTTGACATACCAGCTAACCAACAAAGCCAAGTATATCTTGGTTATGACCAAGAAACATCCACCACCATCAAGGCGGTGGACGAAACCCGAGGACAAGTATTGACCTATCGGGGACAATTAATATTGGCGACTTTTCATTCCAGTAGCGGGGGCTATACTGGGAATTGTGGTGACATTTGGCATGAAGATGTTCCCTACCTTAAAGCAAAGAAAGATCCCTATGATATAAATAATCAACATTATAATTGGTCAGTTAATTTAAGCGCCCCGCAATTGGTCGCATTACTCACTGCCCAAAATATTTTTTACAGCCAAGTGCTGGATATGGAAGTGGAGCGAGACCAGACTGGCTCTCGGGTTAAAAAATTGTTTATCAAGGGTTTAGACGTGGCTGGTGAATATAAAGAAACTATAATAAGTAATGCTGATCAAGTACGCTTTTTGTTAGGACTAAAGAGCAGTCTGTTCACCATGGAAAAGGTTTTTGATGAGGAAGACAATTTAATTTCGTTGACAATTAAAGGCAACGGCAACGGTCATGGTATTGGTATGAGCCAATATGGTGCCCGGGGCATGGCCATAGAAGGTTATAATTGCCAAGATATTTTGCAATACTATTACACAGGTGTGAAGTTAGAATCAAATTACGGAATGTAGAAGAGGATAGCATGTATAAACTAACAGATTATGACTATTATTTACCAGAAGAATTAATCGCTCAGGAGCCAATAGATAAACGTGATCAATCTCGGTTATTGGTGATGTACAAAGACACAGATTTAATTGAACATCGGCACTTTAAGGATATAATTAAATACTTAAAACCCAATGATACTCTGGTACTCAACGAAACCAAGGTGTTACCAGCACGCATTTTTGGCATACGCCAAAATACAGGTGCTAAAATAGAAGTTTTGTTATTAAAACAATTGTCAGCCGATCGTTGGGAAGTGTTGGTGAAACCCGGCAAACGGGCTCAGGTTGGTGATAAAATACTCTTTTATAATGATCAGCAACAACAGCTAATGGCGGCTGACATATTAGAAAAAACCGATGTCGGTGGTCGAATATTACAATTTAAGTACCAAGGGAGTTTCTTGGAAATTCTGGACCGCATTGGGGCGATGCCATTGCCTCCCTATATAAAAAAAGAATTACAAGATAAGCAGCGTTACCAAACGGTTTATGCACAGGTTGAAGGCTCTGCTGCCGCCCCCACAGCGGGGTTGCATTTTACACCGGAGCTTTTACAACAATTAAAGGACAAGGGCATTAACATAGCAAAAATACTGCTACATGTGGGATTGGGTACTTTCCGACCGGTTAATGTAGATGATATCAGAGAGCATGCCATGCATTCAGAGTACTATGAAATTAGCCCACAAGCAGCTGATACCATCAATCAGACCAAGCGGCGGGGCGGACGGGTAATTGCGGTGGGTACAACCAGTGTACGCACGCTGGAAACCACTGCTGATGAAAGGGGCATGGTGCATGCCGGCAGCGGTTATACCGATATCTTTATTTATCCCGGATATGTCTTTAAATGTGTAGATGCCATGGTAACCAACTTTCATTTACCTAAATCAACATTAATGATGCTGATCTCCGCGTTGGCGGGAAGAGAAAAGATTTTGGCCACATATAAAGTGGCAGTGGAACAGAAATACAGATTTTTTAGTTTTGGCGATGCCATGCTAATTATATAATGGAGGAACTATGAAACCAGCAGTTACTATTGCAATTGACAAGCAAGATACTCGTACAAGGGCCAGACTGGGGCGATTGTCCACACCACATGGTGAGGTGGAAACTCCGATTTTTATGCCGGTGGGTACCCAGGCCTCGGTGAAGACAATGTTACCAGAAGAGGTGCGAGAGGTAGGAGGCCGGCTGATATTAAGCAACACCTATCACCTTTATTTAAGACCTGGGCACGATTTGATAAAGGAGGCTGGCGGATTACATAACTTTATGAATTGGCATGGGCCTATTCTTACCGACAGTGGTGGCTTTCAAGTTTTTAGTTTGGGAGACTTAAGAAAAATCACCGAAGAGGGAGTTGAATTTCGCTCCCATCATGATGGCTCCAAGCATCTGTTTACACCAGAAAAGGTGATGGAGATTGAAATGGCACTGGGGTCCGATATTGCCATGGCCTTTGATGAATGTGCCCCTTACCCCTGTGACCACAGCTACGCAAAAAAATCTCTGGCTTTAACCACCCGTTGGGCTAAACGATGCAAAGCGGCCCATCATCGAGAGGATCAAGCCTTATTTGGCATTATTCAGGGCTCTGTTTTTAAAGATTTAAGGGAGCAAAGCGTTAAAGAACTGGTGGAAATGGATTTTCCCGGTTACGGCATTGGTGGACTGTCGGTGGGGGAACCGAAGCCACTGATGTATGAAATGTTGGAACACACCATTCCATTAATTCCGGTAGATAAACCGCGTTACTTGATGGGGGTTGGATCTCCCGATTGCTTAGTGGAGGGAGTTATGCGCGGGGTGGACATGTTTGACTGTGTATTGCCCACCAGAACCGCCCGTACCGGAACGGTATTTACCCAATACGGTAAACTAAACGTGCGCAATGCCCAGTATGCCAGGGATTTTACACCCATTGATGAAGATTGTGAATGTTATGTGTGTAAGAATTATACCAGAGCTTATATCAGACATTTGCTGAAAGCTAATGAAGTCGTGGGAATTCGTTTAACAACTTGGCACAACTTGTATTTTATTCATAAGTTAATGGAAAAGATAAGGGATGCCATTAGAAATGATCGTTTGCCAGAGTTTAGAAATGAGTTCTTTGACAAATATAAAATGCAATAAAATTTCCAAATTGGCAGGAATTATTATGCCAGAGGCAGAAACTGCTATCTGTTGCATAATTTGAAAGGGGGGGGAAGATATTATGGATCCACAAGTGGTATCAATACTGTACATAGTGGCGTTATTTGCTTTGCTATATTTCTTATTTATCCGCCCACAGCAAAAACGTCAGAAACAACATCAAAAAATGCTAGGCGAATTACAAGTAAATGATGAGATTACTACTGTTGGCGGCATTTTGGGCACAGTGGTAAAAATCAAAGAAGATACTGTTGTTTTAAGATTAGCAGACAATGTTAGGGTTGAATTCTTAAAAAATGCTGTTGGTCAAGTTCGCAAAAAAGCAAATGAGCCGAAGGAAGATTAAGAGTAGACGCCAAGTCTACTCTTTTTTTCACCCCAATAGACCAATTACGAATTAGAAATTGTGAATTAAGAATGTAACTTGTAAAACTAACCATTTAAAATTCATAATTCGGAATTCATAATTAAAGTACCCTTTGCAAAAACTTTACATTAGTTTGTTAAGATGTAACAGGTACATTTGACGGAGGCTGAAGAAGTGATTACGTTAGAGGACATCAAAAAAAATCCAATCATTGATTCATGTATTAGAAAAGGCAATGAATTTTTAGGGGCGATGGGCTTTACCGAACACAGTTATCGCCACATCAACCTAGTATCCTGCATTGCGGAAAATATCATAGATAAATTGGGTTACCCCAAACGAGATGCAGAATTGGCTGCCATTGCTGGCTATCTGCACGACATTGGTAATGTGGTTAGCAGAAACGACCATGGTATATCAGGTGCCCATATTGCTTTCCCCATCCTGTTACAAATGGGTATGGACCCAGACGAGACGGCCACAGTGGTGTCGGCCATAGCAAATCACGAAGAACAATACGGCCATCCAGTTAATCATATATCAGCGGCTTTAATCCTGGCAGATAAATCCGATGTGCATCGTTCCCGGGTGCGCAATAGTGATTTTGCCACCTTTGACATCCATGATCGGGTAAATTATGCTGCCGAGCATGCCTTTGTTTATGTGGATGAACAGAATCGAACCATTACCATGGAATTATCAATTGACATTTCTATTTGTCCAGTAATGGAGTATTTTGAAATTTTTTTACAACGGATGATGCTATGTCGACGGGCGGCCAACCACCTAGGCTGCAACTTTGAATTGGTAATAAATGGTGCCAAGCTGTTATAAAAAGCAAATTGTTAATTTATCTTAACGCCCTTTCTCTTTACATAACAATTGAAAAAGGTATATAATAACCTTTGTTTATGTGTCACAAAAGGGGGAAATATAAAAATGAGGCGGGGTAGTGTAACAAAGCTGGTTTGCGTACTAACAGTAGTGGCAGTCATTGCAGTGCTGGCATTTGCACCGATTTTTGAAGAAAAAGTGTCATGGTTGCCATTATATAAAGACATCAACCTTGGCTTGGATTTGCAGGGCGGAGTGCATGTGGTTTTAGAAGCTAAAGATACAGAAGATATTAAAGTAGACCAAGAAAAAATGGCACAACTAAAGGCAACTATTGATCGACGCGTCAATGCCTTTGGCGTTTCTGAGCCGATAGTACAACAAGAGGGTGACCGCAGGATTGTGGTGGAATTGGCTGGCATTGATGATCCCGATGCAGCGGTTGAATCCATTGTTAAAACAGCCTACTTAGAATTTATTGGCCCCGATGGAGAAGTAATCTTAACCGGGGCTGACCTAAAGGATGCAGTAGAGGTTAGGGATCCCCAAACCAATGAAGTGCAAGTTAGTTTGGCATTTACCGAAGCAGGTACTGAAAAATTTGCCGACGCCACCACCAAATTTGTGCGTCAACAAATTGGCATTGTGCTGGATGGCAATATGTTGCAAAACCCAGTGGTTAACCAGCCAATTTTAGATGGTAAGGCAGTAATTACTGGATACAACAGTTTTGAAGAAGCTCATGAAATTGCAGTATTGCTACGCTCCGGTGCGCTGCCATTAAAGGTAGAAGTGATGGAAAAAAGAACGGTGGGACCCACTTTGGGTCAGGACTCATTGGACAAGTCTGTGGTGGCAGGGATCATCGGTTTTACTATGGTTGTTGCCTTTATGATTTTGTATTACCGAGTGCCTGGAATTATTGCTAATATAGCTTTGTTAGTTTATACAATCATCGTCTTAGCATTGTATATCGCTTTGGATGTGGTGTTAACACTGCCCGGTATTGCAGGTTTTATCCTGTCAGTAGGTGTAGCAGTGGATGCCAACGTATTGATTTTTGAACGCGTTAAAGAAGAATTAAGAAACGGCAAAAGTTTGCGCACTGCCATTGACTCCGGCTTTAAACGGGCCTATATAGCGGTGGTGGATGCTAACGTAACCACATTATTAGCTGCTGGCGTACTTTACTATTTTGGTGCCAGTATGGTGAAAGGTTTTGCCTTGACGTTGTCCATTGGTATTTTGGTTAGTATGTTTACTGCCATTACACTAACTCGTTCGTTATTAAAGTTAACTGCTGAGACCGGTTGGGTTAAAAATACCAAGTACTATGGGGCATAGGAGGGAAACTAATGTTTGAAATAATTAAAAGAAGAAAAATTTGGTACCTCATCTCTGCCCTGATAATTATCCCAGGTTTGATTTCGTTATTTACCCAGGGCTTAAATTTGGGTATTGACTTTACCGGTGGTAACATTGTTGAAATAAAGTTTGATCAGAATATTTCCACCGCACA carries:
- a CDS encoding DUF2905 domain-containing protein; protein product: MDPIQSMGKMVLLLGVLLIVVGGLMLVAGKIPGIGKLPGDIFIQRGNFTFFFPVVSMILISVVLTLIINIFLRR
- the ruvC gene encoding crossover junction endodeoxyribonuclease RuvC gives rise to the protein MIIMGIDPGTAITGYGVVSYNGNSFKLIECGAVYTEAGIPLYKRLYTIYSDLTELIQRHRPDQYAVEELFFNKNVKTALAVGHARGVALLAGANAGLDVFEYTPLQVKQAVVGYGRADKQQVQFMIKTMLNLASAPKPDDVADAIAVAICHGHFIHSAGRVSL
- the queA gene encoding tRNA preQ1(34) S-adenosylmethionine ribosyltransferase-isomerase QueA, with product MYKLTDYDYYLPEELIAQEPIDKRDQSRLLVMYKDTDLIEHRHFKDIIKYLKPNDTLVLNETKVLPARIFGIRQNTGAKIEVLLLKQLSADRWEVLVKPGKRAQVGDKILFYNDQQQQLMAADILEKTDVGGRILQFKYQGSFLEILDRIGAMPLPPYIKKELQDKQRYQTVYAQVEGSAAAPTAGLHFTPELLQQLKDKGINIAKILLHVGLGTFRPVNVDDIREHAMHSEYYEISPQAADTINQTKRRGGRVIAVGTTSVRTLETTADERGMVHAGSGYTDIFIYPGYVFKCVDAMVTNFHLPKSTLMMLISALAGREKILATYKVAVEQKYRFFSFGDAMLII
- a CDS encoding YebC/PmpR family DNA-binding transcriptional regulator, with product MAGHSKWATIKRKKAKVDAQRGKVFTRLSKEIILAARLGGGDPAGNMRLKTAIEKAKEANLPKDSIQRAIMKGTGQLSGSNMEELVYEGYGPGGVAVLMNIMTDNRNRTAGEVRHIFSKNGGNLGESGCVSWMFDRKGLLVIEKESNNIDEEELMMIALEAGAEDIKEEEEAFEVYTAPESFADVIKAIEDQGITLEEAEIAMIPQTTVKLEGAEAEKMIKLIDLLEEHDDIDDVYTNFDMDE
- the ruvB gene encoding Holliday junction branch migration DNA helicase RuvB; translated protein: MIERDERIVSAAERTEDQEVEYGIRPKVLAEYIGQQKVKETIDIFMKAAKGRGETLDHVLLFGPPGLGKTTLATIIANEMGVAIRTTSGPAIERPGDLAAILTNLNAGDVLFIDEIHRLSRSVEEVLYPAMEDFALDIIIGKGPSARSIRLDLPTFTLVGATTRAGLLSAPLRDRFGVISRLEYYRTEELAEILRRSASILNIQLDPSGAEEIARRSRGTPRIANRLLKRVRDYAQVKADGLITAAVADAALKFLEVDALGLDKTDLRILKTIITNFAGGPVGLDTLAASTSEEAGTVEDVIEPYLLQLGMLSRTPRGRVATPLAYKHLGIAMSQQSEQVKIFEE
- a CDS encoding SpoIID/LytB domain-containing protein; protein product: MRKNIVYILLVLTLATGYGGDFIKAAEASVSVIPTNIRIGLQREITEIKFSVQGAYTILRGNNGELITMAEPGKIYTLQRIEHHLGSPLIGVTCDGEQIATFTGSIVLEQVNREVSILSGNGALAKKASGLGLSAIDSSGATTMLSKDIANYSVLTSEGVSNLKVDDKLPLVTLHNQGGSKRYRGNFDFRLDSKGITVINYLPLEEYLYSVVSSEMYADWPTEALKAQAVVARTYALYSNGQYLAQGFDIPANQQSQVYLGYDQETSTTIKAVDETRGQVLTYRGQLILATFHSSSGGYTGNCGDIWHEDVPYLKAKKDPYDINNQHYNWSVNLSAPQLVALLTAQNIFYSQVLDMEVERDQTGSRVKKLFIKGLDVAGEYKETIISNADQVRFLLGLKSSLFTMEKVFDEEDNLISLTIKGNGNGHGIGMSQYGARGMAIEGYNCQDILQYYYTGVKLESNYGM
- the ruvA gene encoding Holliday junction branch migration protein RuvA; translation: MIAFLRGILAAESPGQIVVDVHGVGYKLMVPHSTLASMPSIGQEVFVFTHMVVREDDMQLYGFQSEDELAVFLLLLNVSGMGPKGALSVLSVYPPDSIRGFIGNEDVTALTRVPGVGKKTAQRLILELKDKIGKVITGSKQGGAAIANDGGIIRDAEFALVALGYTQSEASDAVGKALNNENTVIKDASELIKQALKYLMKE
- the tgt gene encoding tRNA guanosine(34) transglycosylase Tgt, producing the protein MKPAVTIAIDKQDTRTRARLGRLSTPHGEVETPIFMPVGTQASVKTMLPEEVREVGGRLILSNTYHLYLRPGHDLIKEAGGLHNFMNWHGPILTDSGGFQVFSLGDLRKITEEGVEFRSHHDGSKHLFTPEKVMEIEMALGSDIAMAFDECAPYPCDHSYAKKSLALTTRWAKRCKAAHHREDQALFGIIQGSVFKDLREQSVKELVEMDFPGYGIGGLSVGEPKPLMYEMLEHTIPLIPVDKPRYLMGVGSPDCLVEGVMRGVDMFDCVLPTRTARTGTVFTQYGKLNVRNAQYARDFTPIDEDCECYVCKNYTRAYIRHLLKANEVVGIRLTTWHNLYFIHKLMEKIRDAIRNDRLPEFRNEFFDKYKMQ
- the nadE gene encoding NAD(+) synthase, with amino-acid sequence MLIKELADKLTAWLDNMLKETGTESFIVGLSGGIDSAVVAALCSRAKPNDTYGYIMPCHSNPDDAKYGQMVADAFNIPTKVVALDDVFDTMLLKLTDERYEDNITNLTFANIKPRLRMTTLYFYAAKHKGLVVGTGNKAEITVGFYTKYGDGGCDILPLANLSKAKVFEMAKYLGVPQPIIDKRPSAGLWHGHDDEDEMGITYKDLDHYIETGEAKPEVKKVIERLNRKSEHKRHMPPTPPDF
- a CDS encoding epoxyqueuosine reductase QueH: MAKILLHTCCGPCSIYPLEHLQNENLDIVAHFYNPNIHPFTEWQKRKENFEQFTEREGIKTIIEDDYDLEGFLQNVVHREANRCRYCYNMRLSRAAQIARKGKFDAFTTTLLVSPFQKHDILKEIGEAVGEKYGVPFYYVDFRPGYKDAYKKAKETGHYTQQYCGCIYSEKDRYFPRFMKQKGAK